A genome region from Nicotiana tabacum cultivar K326 chromosome 13, ASM71507v2, whole genome shotgun sequence includes the following:
- the LOC107816907 gene encoding uncharacterized protein LOC107816907: MYAKTLPLSSPISKASNFPDPNSLIFQKSVPLIKSNRITISNPLQASCLKTSLESIVAPEIQPFPAATRVKILSEALPFIQKFRGKTIVVKYGGAAMKSEALQASVIADLVLLSCVGMRIVFVHGGGPEINQWLGKLGIKPNFLNGLRVTDASTMEIVSMVLVGKVNKHLVSLINKAGATAVGLSGIDGHLLTARPSPNADQLGFVGDIASVDPSVLRPLIDNYHIPVIASVAADKTGQSYNINADTAAGELAAALGAEKLILLTDVAGILEDRNDPGSLVKQIDIKGVKKMTDDGKVAGGMIPKVSCCVRSLAQGVTTASIIDGRLQHSLLLEILTDEGAGTMITG, encoded by the coding sequence ATGTATGCTAAAACCCTCCCACTTTCTTCCCCAATCTCAAAAGCCTCCAATTTTCCAGATCCCAACagtctcatttttcaaaaatctgtTCCACTCATCAAATCCAATAGAATAACTATTAGCAACCCTTTACAGGCCTCATGTCTTAAGACTTCCTTGGAGTCGATTGTTGCACCTGAAATCCAACCTTTCCCTGCAGCCACCCGAGTGAAAATCCTTTCGGAAGCATTACCGTTTATTCAGAAATTTCGGGGAAAGACCATTGTAGTGAAATATGGAGGGGCTGCCATGAAATCTGAGGCTCTTCAGGCCTCTGTTATTGCTGATCTTGTCCTTCTTTCCTGTGTCGGTATGCGCATTGTCTTTGTTCATGGTGGCGGTCCTGAAATCAACCAATGGCTTGGTAAATTGGGAATCAAACCCAACTTTTTGAATGGCCTTCGTGTTACTGATGCCTCGACCATGGAGATTGTCTCGATGGTCTTGGTGGGTAAAGTCAACAAACATTTGGTTTCCTTGATTAACAAGGCTGGGGCAACTGCAGTGGGGTTATCAGGAATAGATGGCCACCTGCTAACTGCACGTCCCTCCCCCAACGCTGATCAATTAGGTTTTGTTGGGGACATTGCTAGTGTGGACCCTAGTGTACTGCGGCCGCTCATTGACAATTACCATATCCCAGTGATCGCCTCTGTTGCAGCTGACAAGACGGGTCAATCCTACAATATCAATGCAGACACGGCAGCAGGTGAGTTAGCAGCAGCTCTTGGAGCTGAAAAGCTAATCTTGCTGACAGATGTGGCGGGAATTCTGGAGGACCGTAATGATCCAGGGAGTTTGGTGAAGCAGATTGACATAAAAGGAGTGAAGAAGATGACTGATGATGGCAAGGTTGCTGGTGGGATGATCCCTAAGGTGAGTTGTTGCGTCAGGTCTTTGGCTCAAGGGGTGACGACTGCAAGTATTATTGATGGAAGGCTGCAACATTCCTTACTCCTTGAGATTCTCACTGATGAAGGGGCTGGAACAATGATTACTGGCTAG
- the LOC107816906 gene encoding serine/threonine-protein kinase ATG1t-like isoform X1, translating to MEADHRTVGEYTLTCRLGGGSLSTVWKAEHRTNGKVVALKQINLLNLTRQLKNCLDCELTFLFSVNHPNIIRLFDIFQAENCIFLVLEFCAGGDLASYIRNHGRVRECVAIKFMKQIGAGLEVLSSHRIIHRDLKPENILLSSLENDPILKIADFGLSRMLNPDDFAETVCGSPFYMAPEILQFQKYDAKVDMWSLGAILFELLNGYPPFHGRTSVQILQNIKASLCLPFSELIIPQLHPDCVDLCSRLLSIDPEKRISFKEFCRHRLLKIGEAGDESFCLK from the exons ATGGAAGCTGATCACCGGACGGTCGGGGAGTACACGCTGACGTGTAGGCTCGGCGGAGGCTCGTTGTCGACGGTGTGGAAAGCGGAGCACCGTACAAACGGAAAAGTGGTGGCGTTGAAGCAAATCAACCTCCTCAACCTCACTCGCCAACTCAAAAATTGCTTGGACTGTGAACTCACCTTCTTGTTTTCTGTTAATCACCCTAACATCATTCGCCTTTTCGATATCTTTCAG GCTGAAaactgtattttccttgtcttgGAGTTTTGTGCTGGAGGAGATCTGGCTTCTTATATCCGAAATCATGGCAGAGTTCGAGAATGTGTAGCTATAAAGTTTATGAAACAGATTG GAGCTGGTCTAGAGGTACTAAGCTCACACCGAATAATCCACCGTGACTTGAAGCCAGAG AACATTCTCTTATCTAGCTTGGAGAATGACCCGATTCTTAAGATTGCTGATTTTGGTCTCTCAAG AATGTTAAATCCGGACGACTTTGCAGAAACGGTTTGTGGTTCCCCTTTTTACATGGCTCCAgaaattcttcaatttcaaaaATATGATGCGAAG GTTGATATGTGGAGTCTTGGTGCAATTCTGTTTGAACTACTTAATGGTTACCCTCCTTTCCACGGTAGGACTAGTGTTCAG ATACTACAGAATATCAAGGCGTCTCTGTGTCTTCCTTTCTCTGAGCTGATTATTCCTCAGTTGCACCCTGATTGTGTTGACTTATGCTCGAGACTATTGTCTATCGACCCAG AGAAGCGGATCTCTTTTAAAGAGTTTTGTCGGCATCGCTTGTTGAAGATAGGCGAAGCGGGGGATGAAAGCTTCTGTTTGAAGTAA